In Phocoena sinus isolate mPhoSin1 chromosome 10, mPhoSin1.pri, whole genome shotgun sequence, a single genomic region encodes these proteins:
- the LOC116760450 gene encoding ATP synthase subunit g, mitochondrial-like codes for QPQSARRAFHHGSTAQFVRNLTEKALALVSAAVTYSKPRLATFWHYVKVELVPPTPAEIPTAIQSLKKIINSAQTGSFKQLTVQEALLNGLVATEMWMWFYVGEIIGKRGIIGYV; via the coding sequence CAACCGCAGTCGGCACGACGGGCTTTCCATCATGGAAGCACGGCCCAGTTTGTCCGTAACCTCACAGAGAAGGCCCTGGCGCTGGTCAGCGCTGCTGTGACTTACTCGAAGCCTCGACTGGCCACATTTTGGCACTATGTCAAGGTTGAGCTGGTTCCTCCAACCCCTGCTGAGATCCCTACAGCTATTCAAagcttgaaaaaaattatcaatagTGCTCAAACCGGTAGCTTCAAACAGCTAACAGTTCAGGAAGCTCTACTGAATGGTTTGGTGGCCACTGAGATGTGGATGTGGTTTTATGTTGGCGAGATCATAGGCAAGCGTGGCATCATTGGCTATGTTTGA